Below is a window of Vulpes vulpes isolate BD-2025 chromosome 14, VulVul3, whole genome shotgun sequence DNA.
GTCTATATCTTTATGTTCATTTTTGTTGAGTTTTGTGACACATTTTTATTGTTAACAGTTTTTCACCTTATTCTCCTGAACAATCAAGAAGCGCAGTATAAAGTACTAGCAATAGAGAGCATACTGACCACTTGCTTGGTTGACTGTCCTTGAGTTACACATAAGGCGTGAGTGCAGTGAAGCGGGTGTGCTCTCGGAGGAAGTGGTGTCCCACGGGGGCTGCATGCAGGTGGGCTTCTGCTGGCctcacatggatggctcagtgatgCACTGTTTTTGATGGAGTGGAAATGTGTGcagttttctgaaattttctggTGATTTATTTTACCTCTGGGTAATTAGAATAGAATAGGTGGCCTAGGAGAGCATCTTAAGAActgagctctggagccagactttgGTCTCATGTTTGAATCTTCACTCTACCACTGACTCCCTGCCCCTTCCTTAGGTGACTTgccttctctctacctctcttccTGTTTGGTAGACCCGGTTGTAGTGACTGCCCACAGAATTGTGGGGTTGGTAACAACGGGTGGCTCACGTGAAGCTCAAACTGGTACCTGTGCAGGGCCTGAAAGGTCACAGCTGCCCATTTTTCTTGGGTGCTTCAGAGTTTGTCAACCTTGGCACTATAGATGTTTTGCACTGAAACATTCTTTGGGGGGCTGCGCTGTatgttgtaggatgtttagcagcctCCCTGGCCTTTATCCATGAGATGCCAGTAGTAACTGactcccctgcacacacacacaccattgtgacaaccaaaaatgtgtTGGTGTCTCCTGGGGGCCAGCTTGCCCTGGTTCAGTCCACTGGGCTAGTGCAGTATAGGCTTAAGCGTGATGTCTACCAGGTTTTAAATGTATTACATATGTTTGCTTTATGATAAAACCAAGCTTTGCCTTTTCCTGCAGTGGAGTAAAGttagtttgttccttttcttcctaGTCTGCTCTTGTCTAAAGAGTCTTAAAGTTTCTTAGAACTTTTcttgagttttcttctttttattgcatTGAGCAGCTCAGCAGCAGAGGCACCAAggagacccttttttttttttttaattttttaaaatttatttataatagtcacatagagagagagagaggcagagacacaggcagagggagaagcaggctccatgcaccgggagcctgatgtgggattcgatcccgggtctccaggatcgtgccccgggccaaaggcaggcgccaaaccgctgtgccacccagggatcccaaggagaCCCTTTATAGAGCCTCCCtggacccagccccagccctcctcTGCACAGGACCTGGAGCTGCAGAGTAGAACTGGCCTGGCTGCAGTGATGCATTGTTAGAGCTAATGGCAAGAAGTAAAACAGACTTAatttcattttggtattttattttttccttatgtgaTTTGAATATAGCAGAAGTGTATTCTAAATTTTAACCAGAGAAAATCGGAGGGAGTTGCTTCACTACTCTTGAAATACGTTTTTATAAGGCAGGAGCTTTCATGTTACTTGGGAGGACTGCTTTGGAAGTGGAGCAGATGATTTTCTGTCAGGAGGGTAGTTACAGCTGTTTCTCCCTGGGGAAGCTGGCTGTGAAGACCATTGTAGGTTGACATTCCCATGAACAGCCTTAAAACAGCTGCGTTATCTTGGCCGTTAGGGTGTGTGCTTTTCAGCAAGACGGTTAATCAGCATGCTCCTTAAGAGTAAATGCATGCTCTTGATTGAGAACAGATTTTCCAGAAACACCCAACTGTTGGGAGTGTAGGAAGCAGGTAACAGGAGAGCTCTCAGATACTCATGTTCCTGGTCCTCTTGTTTTGTGGATGAAAAAGTGGGACTGGAGAGGCCTGGTTGCCCAGGTGGTGGAGCCAGTTTGGCAGCTGGTTCCCCActgattggggggagggggccaggGATGCATGTCCATGGCATGGGCTCCTATTGTGCTTGTGTTTGTCACTTTTTTATTCAATGGGGGCTGGGGGCACCATGCAGTGTGGCCTCCTTGCTGATAAGCCCCTGGGAATTGATGACACCCCTGGTTTTGGACTCTGCTGGCGAAGATCCCTGTTGAGGAAAGCTCTTGCATGTTGGTCCTCCAGGTCTCAGGCTGAGGGTACACCATGGTGTCCAGGCAGCCAGAGTGCTGGCGAGTCAGTGAGAGAAGTGGTTTGTGTGGCCTGGAGCAGCACTTCCAGTTGTCAGTTGAGGTATTGTTGACGTGCCAGGCTGCACGTGTGTGAAGGGTGCAGCCTCATGAGTGACTGTGTGCCTGTGTTTGGCCACAGAGAGGGTGGGGGTAGAGCTGTCAGCCCCATGGTTGCTACTTTGTGGCTGTTTTGGCCCACATGTTCCTAGTAGCAagctctttctgtttctgtgtttgaGGTTCTCATACTTGGGATGATTAGGAAACTGTTTCAAAGCAGGACTTTCAAGTTAATGTAACTTGTAACATGCTGTGAAGGAACTGTTGTCCTTGGggtaggtgattttttttccccccagaaaggTCTCGGGACACTGCTTCTTGTGTGCATTTTTTCCTTCctagttccccccccccccaggaccaTCTTGATGGTCTGGGCCCCTTGTGTGACTTGGAATACATGTTAGCTTTAGGGAATGgggcaggcggggtgggggggagctctggggagcagaggggctcTGGGTGAGGGGCTCTGGAGGGGTTCTAGGTAAGGGGCTCCCTGGGGATTTTGGGTGAGGGTCTCTTAGGTTCTGAGTGGGGTTCTGGAGGGGCTCTAGATGGGGATTCTGGGTGGGGTTCTGGGTGAGGGGCCGGCCAGTGTGGGCAGCAGGACCATACTCAGAATACATTCAGTTATTGACACACTTGTTTTCCTGGTCACATCTGATGGGACAGAAAGGAACAGGAATAAACTTTCCTAGTTTCTTCTCAATTCTTCAGTTGTGCCGTCTGTGTAATAGGGCACGTTCACTTTTTGGGAATGATGTGTAAACTCTTCAGTTCTGAGATTCAGTGCTGGTCTGTCGTAGTCTCTTCTGTAGCCTAATCTTGCCCTGAAGATGTGTCCGTCTTCCTTTCTTGAGGTCCTGTGTCTCCCACAGGCTATGATTAGAAGTCTGTGTATGTGAGAGCATCAGTCGGGGTGGTGGTTTTACCTGCATTGTCCTTAATGTGTGCTATGCCTTGTGTGGCCAACATGCTGAGGGAAAGCTTAGCATGTGTGTCCACCACCCAGCATATGCACCTGTGTCCCAGGTATGTTGGCTGCTCGTTGGTGGCCCTGGGTGCGCAATGGGCTGAAGAGTGGTCAGGTGGCAGTACATCCGTTGGCAGCAAGTGCTCCAGGCAGGCTGCGTCCAGCTTTGTCCAGGATGAGGCCTGTCAGTGGGGTCACATTCCAGTTCACCCTTAAGTGAGTAGAATGTCAGTTTTGCTGGAAGATCAGGCCAGAGCAGTCAGCCCCTACACACTGTAGACGGGTGGACAGACGGACTGGGGGGTTTCACTCCCAACACAgcggggggaggagggcatgggTCCCAGTAGCAAGGGAGCGGTAAACGCACCCTTGTCTCTTTACAGGACAAATGACCCACTTCACAGAGTTTTGCAGACTGATTTGTTGCTTGGCTTTTGGAGCTTTGAAAGAAAGGTGGCTGATGCAGCAGGAAAAAGCTGCCAGTGAGATATTGGGGTAAAGGCGTAAGGTAGATTCACGGCACACAGCCTGGCAGGCAGCAGGGCGCCCCTCGTGCCCCAGTGAAGAGGGATGGCAGTGGGAGAAGTGTGCAGGGCTGGCCTGGAGCCCGGCTCCTGGGTGTAGGTAGTGGGctggttgggggggtgggtgggttccAGGCCCTGTGTGGAGGAGGACAGCGTGAATGATAGTGTAGGGTGGGGCACAGTGCACAGTGGGACAGCTGCTGGGGGACCTGCAGCCACTGGTCAGGACACTCACTGACGGACAGCTCCATCTGGGAGCTGGAAGTGAGGAGTCTTCGCTGCTTTTATTGTGAGAATTTAGTGCCCAAGGAAGAGCTGTAGTCGAAATTGTTTTGTGACTTGTCAGCAAGCTGCAGCTCCACCAGTGCTCGCTGTACCGTGACCCGCCTACATTGGCAGACCACAGGAAGAGAGGGTTAAGTCCTCTCAGGGCTACCACCGGGGCTGACCCTCCTCTTCCAGATGCCCCCCGACTAGGTCTGCCTTCTGAGCAGAGATGCGGGGTTCAGGAGATGTCAGCTGGGTTGCTTCATCATTGCACAGGATAGTCCTGATTGGAGGCAGCGGAGAGCTGCGTGTCTGCATGGTGGGGTCCGCGGGACTGGAATGCTAGGTTTGTAAGTGGTGAACGTGATGGATGTCATCTTGTGTCTTAAATTATTTCCTGTTACGGTTAAGACTTAAGTGTAAGTCACAAGTGAGGTCCTGGCCTCGTGGGAGTCCGGTGCAGAGCACCTGGTGTCTTATCGAACCATCTTTGGGTGCTGAGGTCAGGcgccgggggtgggggatggcTGCCCTTTGCCTTGCAGAGCACATCCCCTGCCCAGACCTAGTGATGGGCTCTCCCCTTTTGACTGGTGCCCTGAAGAGGCTCTTCTGAGGGCTGAGGTTGGGTGcaggcaggctgagggagaggttACAAGAAAGGGGCCAGAGTCGTGGACGTCTTTTCAAGGGAGGGTAGTGCTAGCCGTTTCCAGGCTTGTAGAACACAGATGGTGGCTGTTTGTTGTCTGCGTTTGATTgtttcgttttatttatttatttatttatttattttttatttcctgagcATTCAAGGATTTTTTGCGATAGGTAAATAGttattgcatttaaaaacatgattctGGAATAGTTTGCCATCAACGGGAACAGCACATCGGAACTGTGATGCCTGAAACCCCATGAATCTTAGACGGGACAAGGAGGCAGGATGTGGCTCTGGAGCCTGGCAGCCAGGAGGCTGGGTCACCATAGCTATGTGTTGGGCAGGGACTGCTGAGGGAGCAGCCCGTTCTCCTTAGGGTCCTCTGGAGAGTTATTCTGCATTCTCATTGTAGGGAGGCAGAGAGGCTTGCATGTCTGGTACTCTAGCCCTCCCTGGCTGCCACCTTGGCAGGTCCTGGGCCTGAATGTGGCACCGACGGCACCAGACAACCTGTGCAGCCAGGGTAGCTGGTCTTCTCACCTGAAGATAGGTGTGGGGTTGGAGGAGGAAGTCTCTAGCCAGTGTTCTCCGTGTAGAACTTCTTGGTTATTTGAGGTGGAAGGTAGGGGAAAAGATGAGGACCGCTGAGCAGTCAGAAGATGGTGTCACAGACTCAAAAGTTTGCTGTTGCTCCCTATTCTTGTTTTCCTTACAGCCTTTTTCACTCTTAGGTCAGCTGCCCTGGGCGGGGAAAGCCTCTACCCCTTTCCTGTACCCCTCAACACCCCCCAGCACTCACGCTCCCTAGAATACCATTTATGTCACCCAACAGTGGCATGGCCTCTGGGGCCCAGATCTGGCCAGATTCCTGGTGACTCTTTCCCCAGGGAGACCCTTTGCCAGAACCGCTGATCTCAGGTATAAACCTGCACCCTGGGCTGACTTCTAGAGACTCCTGAGATGAGTTCCTGCCTCGACGGGCGGTGCAGCCCTTGAAAACCCCTTTCTGAGGGTTTGGCTGCCACACAGGTATTTTCTCAGTGATGGACTCAGTTGAGGCTGGAGCCCGTTGTGAGGGCTTCTCTACCCCAGAGAGCAGGCAGGACAAGGAGTCTTGGTGAAGGAGATGGTCTGGCCCTCCATGCTGCCAGAGCCACTGTGAGAGCCCAAGGCAATGCCCAGGACAGGGTGGATGTGGGCTGCGAAGCCCCTTTGGACTCAGAAGAGGGAGTGGGCTATCAGGAGAGGTGTGGGGAAGGGCACTCTGAAGTGGCCCTTGCTGGGTGGGGAGGAGTCTGGTGGGAAAGGGTGTTGCAGATGAGGTGGGACGCCCGGGCGTGTTGAGCCATCAGAGAGCTTGACACCAGATTGCGGGGCAAGCTGCCCTGTCGCCCTGAGCGCCCCAGTTTGTCCTGTGGCTTGAAACCTCTCCTTGCCTTTTTAAGATGTTTTCACCTGCTGCCATGCTGCCTGTGTTGTTGGTGTGCGGATGAGCAGCACTGCCAGTTTGTTGGGTTCAAACAGTCCACTCcatgaggggagagagggggctGCCGGGTAGATTGCTGATGGCCTGGTTGTGTCACCCAGGTCCAGGACATTGCAGGTGGCCACCTGCCTTCTCTCGGTCCTTGCTTTGTTGTCGCTCGGTGCTCTTTGCCTTCCTGTGAGCAGTGATGGCGCTCTGTGGTCAGCCTCTACCTAAGCAGGAAGTTCCTCCAGCTTGTGTCTTGGAAGCAGTCTAACTCGTCCGTGCTTGTTTCCCCAGAGTAACAGTTATCCCTCCATGGCGGATCCTTACCTGTCCAGCTATTACCCACCGTCCATCGGATTTCCTTACTCCCTCAATGAGGCACCCTGGTCTACCGGAGGGGACCCTCCGATCCCATACCTCACCACTTACGGACAGCTCAGTAACGGAGACCATCATTTTATGCATGATGCTgtgtttgggcagcccgggggtcTGGGGAACAACATCTATCAGCACAGGTTTAATTTCTTCCCTGAAAACCCTGCCTTCTCAGCCTGGGGGACAAGTGGGTCTCAGGGGCAGCAGGCTCAGAGCTCGGCATATGGGAGCAGCTACACTTACCCACCAAgctccctgggtggcacaattgtGGACGGGCAGACAGGCTTTCACAGCGAGACTCTCAACAAGGCCCCTGGGATGAACAGCCTGGAGCAGGGCATGGTGGGCCTGAAGATTGGGGACGTCACCACCTCTGCCGTCAAAACTGTGGGGTCGGTCGTTAGCAGTGTGGCGATGACTGGTGTCCTTTCTGGCAACGGTGGGACAAACGTCAATATGCCAGTTTCAAAGCCAACCTCGTGGGCTGCCATTGCCAGCAAGCCGGCAAAACCACAGccgaaaatgaaagcaaaaagcGGACCTGTAATTGGGGCCGCCCTGCCCCCTCCGCCGATAAAGCATAACATGGACATTGGCACGTGGGACAACCAGGGGCCCGTGCCCAAGGCTCCGGCCCCGCAGCAGGCTCCGGCCCCCCAGTCAGCCCCACAACCTCAGCCAGTTGTGCAGCCTCTTCCTACTCAGCCTCCCCCTTTGGCCCAGCCACAGTATCCAAGCCCTCAGCAGCCACCCCAAACCCGCTGGGTCGCCCCTCGCAATAGAAATGCGGCATTTGGGCAGAGCGGAGGGACCAGCGGTGATGGTAACTCGCCTGGAAATACCCAGCCTAGTTCTGCCCCCACCATGGAGTCCCACCCGGttcttgaaaaactgaaagctgCCCACAGCTATAACCCTAAAGAGTTTGATTGGAATCTTAAAAGTGGACGCGTGTTCATAATAAAAAGCTACTCTGAGGACGACATCCACCGCTCCATCAAGTACTCCATCTGGTGCAGCACAGAGCACGGCAACAAGCGCCTGGACGGGGCATTTCGCGCCGCGAGCAGCAAGGGGCCTGTGTACCTGCTCTTCAGCGTCAACGGGAGTGGGCACTTCTGCGGGGTGGCTGAGATGAAGTCACCCGTGGACTACGGCACAAGCGCTGGCGTCTGGTCTCAGGACAAGTGGAAAGGCAAGTTTGACGTGAAGTGGATTTTTGTGAAGGACGTGCCCAATAACCAGCTCCGGCACATCAGGCTGGAGAATAATGACAACAAGCCGGTCACCAACTCCCGTGACACCCAGGAGGTGCCcttagaaaaagcaaagcaagtgCTGAAAATTATCGCTTCCTACAAGCACACAACCTCCATCTTTGATGACTTTTCTCACTATGAGAAgcgccaggaggaggaggaggtggtgcgCAAGGTGAGTCTGACTCTCAGACCCGTGCAGTAGGTGGGTCCTGGGAGGGTGTGGGCCGTATCACCTGGGCTTTACCAAGCGTGGTCATTAGGGCAGTGGTGAAGTGGATGTCACTACGTAACTTTtccattttgggcagcccgggtggctcagcggtttagcatcagccttcggcccagggcctgatcctggggcaccaggatcgagtcccacatcaggctccctacatggagtctgcgtctccctctgcctgtgtctgtgcctctgtttctctctctctctctcatgaataaataaaatcttaaaaaaaaaaacaaaaacaacttttccatttttaaggaacGTAATGATTGGGACCACTGTGCACAAATTCTATCAGGAACACTCAGAAGTGACACTCTGGCAGTGGGGTAGACCAGCGAGGCCACGGGggctgcaggccctgccctcagcaCGTGGGAAGCCCCAGTCTAGAGGCCCCTTGAAAACCCAGTGTGTTCAACTTGAACTCTGCACCGGGTGGTAAagaggagctgggcctggggcagggctggagtgCAGACATTTGAACCCAGAGTGCAAGCCTCGAGGTGGGCTGTGAGGTCATCTCCATTTCCTGTCCCACTACCGGGAGCGTCCCGAGCCAGAGCTGGCACAGCCCCTGGAGTGAAGTGTGTGCAGAGCCTGTGACCTGGCCCAGAAATGGGAAAGATAGGACAGCGTAACACTTCTTTAAGCTGGTATGTCTGGGAGACTTCATCCCGAGATTTGTTCTGCTGATATTAAaacatcctttttgttttttaaaagatcttatttatttattcatgagagacacagggggggagagagagagagagaggcagagacacagagggagaagcaggctccatgcagggagcctgatgtgggacttgatcccgggtctccaggatcaggccctggattgaaggtggcgctaaaccactgagccacccgggctgccccttttttactttcttaaagttttattttatttatcatgagaggcagagagacaggccgagggagaagcaggctccctggggggagtctgatggaggactcgatcccaggaccccgggatcatgtgctgagccaaagggagatgctcagcggttgagccacgcag
It encodes the following:
- the YTHDF1 gene encoding YTH domain-containing family protein 1, whose amino-acid sequence is MSATSVDPQRTKGQDTKVQNGSLHQKDTVHDNDFEPYLSGQSNQSNSYPSMADPYLSSYYPPSIGFPYSLNEAPWSTGGDPPIPYLTTYGQLSNGDHHFMHDAVFGQPGGLGNNIYQHRFNFFPENPAFSAWGTSGSQGQQAQSSAYGSSYTYPPSSLGGTIVDGQTGFHSETLNKAPGMNSLEQGMVGLKIGDVTTSAVKTVGSVVSSVAMTGVLSGNGGTNVNMPVSKPTSWAAIASKPAKPQPKMKAKSGPVIGAALPPPPIKHNMDIGTWDNQGPVPKAPAPQQAPAPQSAPQPQPVVQPLPTQPPPLAQPQYPSPQQPPQTRWVAPRNRNAAFGQSGGTSGDGNSPGNTQPSSAPTMESHPVLEKLKAAHSYNPKEFDWNLKSGRVFIIKSYSEDDIHRSIKYSIWCSTEHGNKRLDGAFRAASSKGPVYLLFSVNGSGHFCGVAEMKSPVDYGTSAGVWSQDKWKGKFDVKWIFVKDVPNNQLRHIRLENNDNKPVTNSRDTQEVPLEKAKQVLKIIASYKHTTSIFDDFSHYEKRQEEEEVVRKERQNRNKP